CGCCGGTTCACCCGGGAGACATTGCGTTTCCCGGCGGCCGCTACCACGCCGCGCGCGACGAAAGCCTCCTGGCCACCGCGCTGCGCGAGGCGGAGGAAGAAATTGGCCTGCGTGCCGGCGCCGTGGAGTTGCTACACGCGCTGCCGGAGGTGCGCACGCTCACGTCGAACTTCTTGGTCGCGCCGTTCGTAGGACGCATTCCGGAGCGCTACCCGTTCGCGCCCGATCCGCGCGAGGTCGCCGCAGTACTGACCATCCCGCTCGCCCAATTGC
This region of Deltaproteobacteria bacterium genomic DNA includes:
- a CDS encoding CoA pyrophosphatase, with the protein product MNQPAMTRAATRAAVLVPLCVIDGEDHVVFILRSADAPVHPGDIAFPGGRYHAARDESLLATALREAEEEIGLRAGAVELLHALPEVRTLTSNFLVAPFVGRIPERYPFAPDPREVAAVLTIPLAQLRLPNATQLVRRHTTAGTEIDVRAFVVGAHVIWGATYRITVELLRVLAESGFRRS